One Drosophila willistoni isolate 14030-0811.24 chromosome XL unlocalized genomic scaffold, UCI_dwil_1.1 Seg142, whole genome shotgun sequence genomic region harbors:
- the LOC6644819 gene encoding mucin-5AC encodes MGVLWAYPTDCNAFWWPKTSTEAPVSGPQQMLQQIPLTYFRTYTYQPLAGGPFSVPFFGFGAAQTPLLANPTQFDPYAVTSYAAARRHDNGPVSLAAGHAKKDVTPPVTATTSASTSTSTTAAPTTTTTTTTTTTTPAPTTTSSTTTTTTTMRSSSSSSSSSSSTTTPATSTSTRYHLGSTDGAAYAASLRYGPGLNNAEYPTYTRRVNQLYNARPQYPYPDYFNYQQQPQYQQQQQAPFSPLAEQQQQFGNVNANGNRGARIQFVPCMCPISMPSHSMAPSGTPSGIAISSNGNGNSGSGSGSGSDSNSPTERNILDLQARNIIDGHELLAAEANSESESHGPADTDSDDNQQEEQQQQLQRQQQDNDDGDDSAGDDDDEEEEEDQEQQKRGQDALNDTPEGKVLLEAQETTPTVVSNSLV; translated from the exons ATGGGAGTCCTTTGGGCATATCCAACTGACTGCAATGCTTTCTGGTGGCCAAAAACAAGCAC agaGGCGCCTGTGAGCGGACCACAACAGATGTTGCAACAGATTCCTTTGACTTATTTCCGTACGTACACGTATCAGCCGCTAGCCGGTGGACCATTTAGTGTGCCATTCTTTGGATTTGGTGCGGCTCAAACTCCATTGCTGGCGAATCCCACGCAATTTGATCCGTATGCGGTAACGAGCTATGCGGCAGCTAGACGGCACGATAATGGTCCGGTTTCACTGGCTGCAGGTCATGCCAAAAAGGATGTAACGCCTCCAGTTACCGCTACTACTAGTGCCAGTACTAGTACGAGTACAACAGCAGCtccaaccacaacaacaacgacgacaacaacaactacaacgcCAGCGCCAACAACcaccagcagcaccaccaccaccaccaccaccatgagaagtagcagtagcagtagcagcagcagcagcagcacaacaacaccagcaacatcaACCTCAACTAGATACCATCTCGGCAGTACAGATGGAGCCGCCTATGCCGCCTCCTTGCGCTATGGTCCTGGGCTAAACAATGCCGAATATCCCACATACACCAGACGGGTCAATCAACTTTACAATGCCAGGCCACAGTATCCCTATCCTGATTACTTCAACTATCAGCAACAGCCGCAgtatcagcagcagcaacaggcaCCATTTAGCCCATTGGctgaacagcagcaacaatttgGTAATGTGAACGCGAATGGCAATAGAGGAGCTCGCATACAATTTGTACCCTGCATGTGCCCCATTAGCATGCCCAGTCATTCGATGGCTCCATCAGGAACACCTTCAGGCATAGCCATTAgcagcaatggcaatggcaacagtggcagtggcagtggcagtggcagcgaTTCCAATTCACCCACCGAACGAAATATTTTGGACCTGCAAGCACGCAACATTATAGATGGTCATGAGCTGCTAGCAGCTGAAGCCAACTCCGAGTCAGAGTCTCATGGTCCAGCTGACACTGACTCTGATGACAACCAACAAgaggagcagcaacagcagctgcagcgTCAGCAACAGGACAATGATGACGGCGACGACAGCgccggcgacgacgacgacgaggaggaggaggaggaccaGGAGCAACAAAAACGTGGACAGGATGCATTGAATGACACACCAGAGGGCAAAGTTCTTCTTGAGGCTCAGGAGACAACGCCCACTGTAGTGTCCAATAGTTTGGTTTAA